The Muricauda sp. SCSIO 65647 genome includes a region encoding these proteins:
- a CDS encoding DUF6268 family outer membrane beta-barrel protein: MMQKRLVLVLFCCTLICTLGWTQSTDLLRIDYLRIPENSSGIGTSRYKIVLNAPIKLANDNYFVIGGEYNRFDVDFSRPQPFDVEQLTRLHVVDMNLGYITKWNENWRLIAIATPRLASNFTNGVLKDDFFINATATLWKERMDADIPFRLVLGLSFNSTTGLPFPLPLISYYRRFHPNWSYTLGIPRSNFKYHISDRHTLQMALLLDGYFINIQDDILLPDGRIGSRISLSTIVGAVGYQFNLSKIMSFYTLLGGSIEQEGKLRDDKRVDVFLLNREANLYLRGGFKISLF; encoded by the coding sequence ATGATGCAAAAACGCTTGGTATTAGTGTTGTTTTGCTGTACTTTGATCTGTACGCTAGGGTGGACACAGAGCACTGATTTATTGCGAATCGATTATTTACGAATACCAGAGAACAGTTCGGGTATCGGTACATCGCGGTATAAAATAGTATTGAATGCCCCCATTAAATTGGCCAATGACAATTATTTTGTAATTGGGGGTGAGTACAATCGGTTTGATGTAGATTTTTCACGCCCCCAACCTTTCGATGTAGAGCAATTGACAAGGCTTCATGTTGTCGACATGAACTTGGGATATATCACCAAGTGGAATGAGAACTGGCGGCTGATTGCCATTGCCACCCCACGTTTGGCCTCCAATTTCACCAATGGGGTATTGAAGGATGATTTTTTCATCAATGCCACGGCGACTTTGTGGAAAGAACGTATGGATGCTGACATACCCTTTCGACTCGTTTTGGGGCTCTCTTTCAATAGCACTACCGGGCTTCCCTTTCCTTTGCCCTTGATTAGCTATTACCGAAGATTTCATCCAAACTGGTCCTATACTCTGGGCATTCCACGTTCTAACTTTAAATATCACATCTCAGATCGCCATACGTTGCAAATGGCATTATTATTGGATGGCTATTTCATAAACATACAAGATGACATTTTACTGCCAGATGGCCGTATCGGTTCTAGAATATCACTTTCTACCATTGTAGGTGCTGTGGGCTATCAGTTCAACCTGTCCAAAATAATGTCGTTTTATACGCTGTTGGGCGGATCGATCGAACAAGAGGGCAAGTTGCGCGATGATAAAAGAGTCGATGTTTTCTTGTTGAATAGAGAGGCGAATCTCTATCTTAGAGGGGGATTCAAAATATCATTATTTTAA
- a CDS encoding sigma-54-dependent transcriptional regulator, whose product MSKILVIEDESAIRRVLVKILSEESESYEVQEAEDGLKGIEIIKKEDFDLVLCDIKMPKMDGVEVLEASRKIKPEIPFIMISGHGDLDTAVNTMRLGAFDYISKPPDLNRLLTTVRNALDRKELVVENKILKKKVSKNYEMVGESKAITAIKDIIEKVAPTDARVLITGSNGTGKELVAHWIHEKSPRSSAPFIEVNCAAIPSELIESELFGHVKGAFTSAVKDRAGKFEAANKGTIFLDEIGDMSLSAQAKVLRALQENKISRVGSDKDIKVDVRVVAATNKDLKKEIEEGRFREDLYHRLAVILIQVPALNERRDDISLLIEHFTEKIAQEHGTAPKNFSKGAVELLKGYDWTGNIRELRNVVERLIILGGKEVNEEDVKLFASK is encoded by the coding sequence ATGTCAAAAATACTGGTAATCGAAGATGAATCGGCCATACGAAGGGTATTGGTGAAGATACTGTCTGAAGAGAGTGAGTCATATGAAGTACAGGAGGCCGAAGATGGCCTCAAAGGAATCGAAATCATCAAAAAAGAAGATTTCGATTTGGTACTATGCGATATCAAGATGCCCAAAATGGATGGTGTTGAGGTATTGGAAGCCTCTCGAAAGATAAAACCAGAGATACCCTTTATCATGATTTCGGGCCATGGGGATCTCGATACTGCCGTAAATACCATGCGATTAGGGGCCTTTGACTATATTTCAAAACCACCTGATCTGAATCGTCTGCTGACCACGGTACGCAATGCCCTAGACCGTAAAGAGTTGGTGGTAGAGAACAAAATATTGAAGAAGAAGGTCAGCAAGAACTATGAAATGGTAGGTGAGAGCAAAGCCATCACAGCGATAAAAGATATAATTGAAAAAGTGGCACCCACCGATGCCCGGGTACTGATTACCGGCTCGAACGGAACCGGTAAAGAATTGGTAGCCCATTGGATACATGAGAAAAGCCCGCGGTCATCGGCCCCGTTCATAGAAGTGAACTGTGCGGCCATTCCCTCTGAATTGATCGAGAGCGAGCTGTTCGGGCATGTAAAAGGTGCTTTTACCTCAGCCGTAAAAGACAGGGCAGGCAAATTCGAAGCTGCAAACAAGGGAACCATTTTTTTGGATGAAATTGGCGACATGAGCCTTTCTGCACAGGCAAAGGTGTTGAGGGCACTGCAAGAGAACAAAATCTCTAGGGTGGGCTCTGATAAAGATATCAAGGTTGACGTCAGGGTAGTTGCGGCCACCAATAAAGATCTGAAGAAGGAAATCGAAGAGGGCCGTTTTCGTGAAGACCTCTATCACCGTTTGGCCGTTATCTTGATTCAGGTACCTGCCTTGAATGAACGTCGTGATGACATTTCGTTGCTTATTGAACATTTCACCGAAAAAATTGCCCAAGAGCATGGTACGGCCCCCAAGAATTTTTCAAAAGGTGCCGTTGAATTGTTAAAGGGATATGATTGGACAGGAAATATTCGCGAGCTTCGAAACGTAGTTGAACGGCTGATTATTCTAGGAGGTAAAGAAGTGAACGAAGAAGATGTGAAATTGTTTGCCAGCAAATAA
- a CDS encoding PPK2 family polyphosphate kinase: MDKIDITPYRVTAPITLSQVATHEDFGLSDDDLKRGLKSIRRELAEFQDTLYAHGKYGVLVCLQGMDTAGKDSLVREVFKDLNARGVVVHSFKVPTPRELRHDYIWRHYIALPERGKFSVFNRTHYENVLVTKVHPQYILGENIPGIEELSDIDEAFWEKRYRQINDFERHIAENGTIIFKFFLNLSKEEQRQRLLRRLRLKRKNWKFSPSDLKEREMWDAYHSCYEMAINKTSKPYAPWFVIPADNKKAARVTVASIILQELKKYKDVEEPELDEEIKANLEAYRQQLEKESE, from the coding sequence ATGGATAAAATCGACATCACACCGTATCGCGTGACAGCCCCTATTACGCTATCGCAAGTGGCTACCCATGAAGATTTTGGCTTATCTGATGATGATTTGAAAAGAGGACTCAAATCTATCAGAAGAGAATTGGCCGAATTTCAAGATACCCTGTATGCCCATGGCAAATACGGCGTTTTGGTCTGCCTTCAAGGTATGGATACCGCCGGTAAAGACAGCCTTGTTCGCGAGGTATTCAAAGATTTAAATGCCCGTGGGGTCGTGGTACACAGTTTTAAGGTACCCACACCTCGTGAGTTGAGGCACGATTATATTTGGCGACACTATATCGCCCTGCCCGAACGTGGCAAGTTTAGTGTCTTCAACCGAACCCACTATGAAAATGTATTGGTGACCAAGGTTCATCCACAATATATCTTGGGTGAGAACATTCCCGGCATCGAAGAACTTTCCGATATTGATGAGGCTTTTTGGGAAAAACGCTACCGGCAGATCAATGATTTTGAACGACATATTGCTGAAAACGGAACCATTATCTTTAAATTTTTCCTAAATCTGTCCAAAGAAGAGCAACGACAGCGATTGCTGAGACGATTGAGATTGAAGCGCAAGAATTGGAAGTTCTCCCCATCAGACCTAAAAGAGCGTGAGATGTGGGATGCGTACCACTCTTGTTATGAGATGGCGATAAATAAAACGTCAAAGCCCTATGCCCCTTGGTTTGTAATTCCGGCTGACAACAAAAAAGCTGCTAGGGTAACGGTAGCCTCCATTATACTGCAAGAGTTAAAAAAATACAAAGATGTTGAAGAGCCTGAGCTCGATGAAGAAATAAAGGCTAATTTAGAAGCCTATAGGCAACAGCTTGAAAAAGAAAGTGAATGA
- a CDS encoding M28 family peptidase, producing MKKTSLLLFLFVLCIGFAQTEDEKQFKTIYDMALTEGKAYHWLNHLSNQIGGRLSGSVQAQQAVEYTKSQLDSLGLDRVWLQPVMVPKWVRGAPEFAYIETKPGLTTNVPICALGGSVATPGIGLKAEVIEVQGIEDLAKLGREKIDGKIVFYNRPMDPTLISTFQSYSGCVDQRYSGAAEAAKYGATGVIVRSMSLRLDDYPHTGAMSYGDTPIEQRIPAAAISTNGAELLSTTLKLNPNIKFFFRQNCRQYPDVESYNVIGEIRGSEHPEEIMIVGGHLDSWDLGDGSHDDGAGCVQSMEVLHLFKKIGYKPKRTLRVVLFMNEENGLRGGNKYAEVAELKNEKHVFALESDAGGFTPRGFSFDCDDANFEQILGWTALFEPYLIHMFVRGGSGADISPLKDQRLVLSGLRPDSQRYFDHHHAENDTFEHVNKRELELGAATMASLVYLIDKYGTVRPSKVKG from the coding sequence ATGAAGAAGACATCTTTGTTACTGTTTTTGTTTGTATTGTGCATTGGGTTTGCCCAGACAGAAGACGAAAAACAGTTTAAGACCATATATGATATGGCCCTTACCGAAGGCAAGGCCTATCATTGGTTGAACCATCTTTCAAATCAAATCGGTGGTCGGCTTTCAGGCTCCGTACAGGCCCAACAAGCGGTCGAATACACTAAAAGCCAATTAGATTCTTTGGGCCTTGACCGTGTTTGGTTGCAACCGGTAATGGTGCCTAAATGGGTTCGGGGGGCACCTGAATTTGCCTATATAGAGACAAAACCCGGCCTGACCACCAATGTACCCATATGTGCTTTGGGCGGTTCTGTGGCCACCCCTGGTATTGGCCTTAAAGCTGAGGTGATCGAGGTGCAGGGCATTGAAGACCTGGCCAAACTTGGGCGAGAAAAAATCGATGGTAAGATAGTATTCTATAACCGCCCGATGGATCCCACCCTTATCAGTACTTTTCAGTCGTATTCTGGCTGTGTGGACCAACGTTATTCAGGTGCTGCCGAAGCAGCAAAATATGGCGCTACCGGGGTTATTGTACGCTCGATGAGCTTACGATTGGACGATTACCCCCACACAGGGGCGATGAGCTATGGTGATACACCCATCGAACAGCGCATACCAGCGGCGGCAATCAGTACCAATGGGGCAGAGTTATTGAGCACAACATTGAAATTGAACCCAAATATCAAGTTCTTCTTCAGACAGAATTGTAGGCAATACCCTGATGTCGAGTCTTACAACGTAATCGGTGAAATTCGCGGCAGCGAACACCCTGAAGAGATTATGATTGTCGGTGGGCATCTAGACTCTTGGGACTTGGGTGACGGGTCACATGACGATGGGGCCGGATGCGTACAGAGTATGGAAGTATTGCACCTTTTCAAAAAAATAGGGTACAAGCCCAAGCGCACGTTGCGCGTAGTGCTTTTCATGAACGAGGAGAATGGCCTTCGAGGTGGAAATAAATACGCTGAGGTGGCCGAACTCAAAAATGAAAAACATGTATTTGCGCTCGAAAGCGATGCAGGGGGCTTTACCCCTCGTGGTTTTTCCTTTGATTGTGATGATGCCAATTTTGAACAAATTTTGGGATGGACAGCACTTTTTGAGCCTTATCTCATTCACATGTTTGTTCGTGGGGGCAGTGGTGCAGATATCAGCCCCTTAAAAGACCAAAGACTCGTATTGTCTGGCCTACGGCCTGATTCGCAGCGTTATTTTGACCACCACCATGCCGAAAACGATACGTTTGAACATGTCAACAAACGCGAACTTGAGTTGGGTGCCGCTACCATGGCAAGCTTGGTGTATCTGATCGACAAATATGGTACAGTACGCCCATCAAAGGTAAAAGGGTGA
- a CDS encoding family 10 glycosylhydrolase, translated as MNPSTKFFFQYILLYTALCPVLFMSCGQKSVETTEIRGIYGDPKPFWDKELNLRDLGVNAIFVHSGSIDHDMVNRTRSEGLKLFAEFATLNGKNYVETHPEAWAIDEKGEKVEAASWFMGVCPTEPGFRQYRFDQLRDLLLTYDLDGVWMDYVHWHAQFEEPEPILPETCFCDHCLNAFSKDSGVEIPDGTTPEKASWILDNHDTIWRDWRCKVIYDWTYEVKRIIKEIKPEALLGLYHCPWNDQEFNNARYRILGLDYDLLTETIDVFSPMVYHERMGRAPDWVEENILWFGKRLNTEKGSYPKIWPIVQAYNNPGIVTSEEFEIVLKGGLAGKSTGVMMFTTYAVAEDEGKTETMKKVYTGLMQKASN; from the coding sequence ATGAACCCAAGCACAAAATTCTTCTTTCAATATATCTTGCTTTATACCGCTTTATGCCCGGTATTATTCATGTCATGTGGGCAAAAATCTGTTGAAACCACTGAAATCAGAGGTATTTATGGAGATCCCAAACCTTTCTGGGACAAAGAATTGAATCTCCGCGATCTCGGGGTCAACGCCATTTTTGTACATAGTGGATCGATCGACCATGATATGGTCAACAGGACCAGATCCGAGGGCTTGAAGCTATTTGCCGAATTCGCCACCTTGAACGGTAAAAACTACGTAGAGACACACCCCGAGGCCTGGGCAATTGATGAAAAAGGCGAAAAGGTAGAGGCCGCCTCTTGGTTTATGGGGGTATGCCCTACAGAACCCGGTTTTCGTCAGTACCGTTTTGACCAGCTGCGGGATTTGCTTTTGACCTACGACCTGGATGGTGTTTGGATGGACTATGTGCATTGGCATGCACAGTTTGAAGAACCAGAGCCCATCTTGCCCGAAACCTGTTTCTGTGATCATTGTCTCAACGCATTTTCAAAAGATTCAGGTGTTGAAATACCGGACGGAACTACCCCAGAAAAGGCGTCATGGATATTGGACAACCATGATACGATATGGCGCGATTGGCGGTGCAAGGTGATTTATGATTGGACCTATGAAGTGAAGAGAATCATCAAGGAAATCAAACCAGAGGCATTATTGGGGCTGTATCATTGCCCATGGAACGATCAAGAGTTCAATAATGCTAGATATCGCATACTGGGGCTCGATTATGATCTATTGACAGAAACCATCGATGTATTTTCCCCAATGGTATATCACGAGCGGATGGGCAGGGCGCCCGATTGGGTAGAGGAAAATATTCTATGGTTCGGCAAACGACTGAATACCGAAAAGGGTTCCTATCCAAAAATATGGCCCATAGTACAGGCATATAACAATCCAGGTATCGTGACAAGTGAAGAATTTGAAATTGTTCTAAAAGGTGGGCTGGCTGGCAAATCAACCGGAGTGATGATGTTCACAACTTACGCCGTAGCTGAAGATGAAGGTAAAACAGAAACGATGAAAAAGGTGTACACTGGTCTGATGCAAAAAGCTTCCAACTAA
- a CDS encoding amidohydrolase family protein — MKKNLIVLSILTILYSCNSNRVDISVKNGIQINGATIVTYDNSGNLKEFRGNIVIDSGDIVYVGEEKPKVNGECTTINGNNKYVIPGLIDSHVHLANVAGMNFRQQKKYPDLVEGYFEQLPRSFLFHGYTTLVDLNNYAPQRIDKILKEKIRPDIYTCGEMISVMNDFTMEMEEYPQEVRLKLPFVHDHYNEHVHIPDSIDLKPHSVSSIVKNIIEDQNGICIKALYEDASSGLKETWQKPSTGILSDIAGEARAFGIVSIIHAPSMEGQQAALKAGMDIIAHGMWNWSSDPLKITQTDFSVDHKKLLDEIVEAKIGYQPTYRAITSEIDVLSGNFLTDTSLVNVLPRPYIDWLKTDEGNWFLKRMLNRPNYLKKTNPEFFEKVRSQFVSDSAMRDSIYTVLKTRIDKVTRYLADNDANLLFGTDFGVMNIYTSPPGYSGFLEMNHWAEAGVSLEVIFKAATYNNAKALDLDYLYGSIVSGKIANLLILDSNPLEDIQAYNDIDSIVLHGEIISRKSLLANQ, encoded by the coding sequence ATGAAAAAAAATCTTATTGTCCTTTCTATCCTTACCATCTTATATAGTTGCAATTCCAATAGAGTGGATATTTCTGTAAAAAATGGAATTCAAATAAATGGTGCTACCATTGTTACCTATGATAATTCTGGGAACTTAAAAGAATTTAGGGGAAACATTGTAATTGATTCAGGTGATATTGTATATGTAGGGGAAGAAAAGCCCAAGGTGAACGGGGAGTGCACTACAATCAATGGTAATAACAAGTATGTCATACCGGGTTTGATCGATAGTCATGTACATTTGGCCAATGTTGCCGGCATGAATTTCAGACAGCAAAAAAAGTACCCCGACCTTGTGGAAGGTTATTTTGAACAGTTGCCCAGAAGTTTTCTTTTTCATGGTTACACAACTCTTGTTGACCTGAACAATTATGCCCCTCAGAGAATTGATAAAATCCTAAAAGAAAAGATAAGGCCTGACATTTATACGTGTGGAGAGATGATTTCGGTCATGAACGATTTTACTATGGAAATGGAAGAATATCCACAAGAAGTAAGGTTAAAATTACCCTTTGTCCATGACCACTACAATGAGCATGTTCATATTCCCGATTCCATTGATTTAAAACCCCACAGCGTATCCTCAATAGTAAAAAACATAATTGAAGACCAGAATGGCATCTGTATCAAAGCTTTGTACGAAGATGCTTCATCAGGTTTAAAAGAGACCTGGCAAAAACCCAGTACTGGTATTTTGAGTGATATTGCCGGTGAAGCAAGAGCTTTTGGTATAGTCAGCATTATCCATGCTCCTTCCATGGAAGGGCAGCAAGCCGCCCTCAAAGCCGGTATGGATATTATTGCCCACGGTATGTGGAATTGGTCATCAGATCCCCTTAAGATCACACAAACCGATTTTTCTGTCGACCATAAGAAATTGCTAGATGAAATAGTAGAAGCCAAAATTGGTTACCAGCCCACCTACCGGGCCATTACCTCTGAAATCGATGTGCTAAGCGGAAACTTCTTAACAGATACCAGCTTGGTCAATGTACTCCCAAGACCCTACATTGATTGGTTAAAGACAGATGAGGGAAACTGGTTTCTAAAGAGAATGTTGAACCGCCCCAATTATCTCAAAAAAACAAATCCCGAGTTCTTCGAGAAAGTTAGGTCGCAATTCGTTTCTGATTCGGCAATGCGAGATTCAATTTATACGGTTTTAAAAACCAGGATCGATAAGGTCACACGTTATTTGGCCGACAATGATGCCAACCTATTGTTCGGCACTGATTTTGGGGTCATGAACATATATACCTCCCCCCCGGGTTACAGTGGTTTTCTAGAGATGAATCATTGGGCAGAGGCCGGTGTCAGCTTAGAAGTGATATTTAAAGCGGCGACTTACAATAATGCCAAAGCACTTGATTTAGATTACTTATATGGTAGTATTGTAAGTGGAAAAATTGCCAATCTATTGATTTTGGACTCAAACCCATTAGAAGATATTCAAGCATACAATGATATTGATTCGATTGTACTGCACGGAGAAATAATATCGAGAAAAAGTTTGCTTGCAAACCAATGA
- a CDS encoding peptidylprolyl isomerase encodes MQEGIYAKFNTTKGEILVKLTHNKTPGTVGNFVALAEGNMKNSAKPEGQPYYDGLKFHRVINDFMIQGGCPQGTGTGSPGYQFDDEFHDDLKHDAPGVLSMANAGPGTNGSQFFITHVATPWLDNKHTVFGHVEHGQEVVDAIAQNDTIESLEIVRVGDEAKNWSAVDAFKNFEAEKEERLAKERDRAEAELEKLAAGFEKTESGLRYKKIQEGSGAKAEKGKMVSVHYEGMLDNGQVFDSSYQRKQPIDFQLGIGQVIPGWDEGISLLKVGDKARFVIPSHLAYGSRGAGGVIPPNATLVFDVELMNVK; translated from the coding sequence ATGCAAGAAGGAATCTACGCAAAATTCAATACGACAAAAGGAGAGATTTTGGTCAAACTCACCCATAACAAGACCCCGGGCACGGTCGGAAACTTTGTGGCCTTGGCAGAAGGCAACATGAAAAATTCGGCCAAACCAGAAGGCCAGCCTTATTATGATGGCTTGAAATTTCATCGGGTTATCAATGACTTCATGATTCAGGGTGGGTGTCCGCAAGGCACAGGTACAGGAAGCCCTGGGTATCAATTCGATGATGAATTTCATGATGATCTGAAACACGATGCCCCAGGTGTGCTATCAATGGCCAATGCTGGCCCAGGAACCAATGGCAGTCAATTTTTTATCACCCATGTGGCCACCCCATGGTTAGATAACAAGCACACGGTCTTCGGCCACGTTGAGCATGGCCAAGAGGTGGTCGATGCCATTGCACAGAACGACACCATTGAAAGCCTTGAAATCGTTAGGGTAGGAGACGAGGCAAAAAACTGGAGTGCCGTAGATGCCTTCAAAAACTTTGAAGCCGAAAAAGAAGAACGATTGGCCAAAGAACGTGATAGGGCTGAAGCCGAACTTGAAAAACTGGCTGCCGGTTTTGAAAAGACGGAAAGCGGACTTCGCTATAAGAAAATTCAAGAAGGGTCAGGTGCCAAGGCTGAAAAGGGAAAAATGGTTTCGGTACATTATGAAGGTATGCTTGACAATGGCCAAGTATTTGATTCTTCTTATCAAAGAAAACAACCGATTGATTTTCAATTGGGCATTGGGCAAGTGATTCCCGGTTGGGACGAAGGTATCTCCCTGCTAAAAGTGGGTGATAAGGCCCGTTTTGTGATACCTTCCCATTTGGCCTATGGTAGCCGTGGGGCAGGTGGGGTGATCCCACCAAATGCAACCCTTGTTTTTGATGTGGAGCTAATGAACGTCAAATAG
- a CDS encoding cold-shock protein, with translation MNRGTVKFFNDSKGYGFITEEGSETDHFVHVSGLIDEIREGDVVEFELQQGKKGLNAVNVQVV, from the coding sequence ATGAATAGAGGAACAGTCAAATTCTTCAACGATTCAAAAGGCTACGGCTTTATCACAGAAGAAGGTTCAGAAACAGATCACTTTGTACACGTTTCAGGTTTAATCGATGAAATTCGCGAAGGTGATGTTGTAGAATTCGAACTACAACAAGGTAAAAAAGGATTGAACGCAGTGAACGTACAAGTAGTATAA
- a CDS encoding peroxiredoxin — protein MATIRLGDIAPDFTAETSQGTLNFYDYLGDGWGILFSHPADFTPVCTTELGTAAKFKDEFDKRNVKMMALSVDPLDSHHEWIKDINETQNTLVNFPIVADEDKKVSTLYDMIHPNANDNLTVRSVFIIAPDKTVKLTLTYPASTGRNFYELLRVIDSLQLTAYHKVATPANWENGQDVVVSPSIPTDEAMKLFDEGVEEIKPYLRFTPDPLAQSQV, from the coding sequence ATGGCAACAATACGATTGGGCGATATCGCCCCTGACTTTACAGCGGAAACTTCTCAAGGAACCCTTAATTTTTATGACTACCTAGGTGATGGCTGGGGTATTCTTTTCTCGCATCCGGCCGACTTCACCCCGGTCTGTACCACAGAACTGGGTACAGCGGCCAAGTTCAAGGATGAATTTGATAAACGCAACGTGAAAATGATGGCCTTGAGTGTAGATCCTTTGGATTCGCACCATGAGTGGATCAAAGATATCAACGAAACGCAGAACACATTGGTTAACTTTCCAATTGTTGCCGATGAGGACAAAAAGGTCTCCACACTCTATGACATGATTCACCCCAATGCCAACGACAATCTAACGGTTCGTTCGGTTTTTATCATCGCTCCCGACAAAACCGTAAAGCTCACTTTGACCTATCCGGCCTCTACTGGTCGTAACTTTTATGAACTGCTACGGGTCATCGATTCGTTACAGTTGACTGCTTACCACAAAGTAGCCACCCCAGCAAATTGGGAAAATGGACAAGATGTGGTCGTTAGTCCGTCGATACCAACAGATGAGGCAATGAAACTGTTTGATGAAGGAGTAGAGGAAATCAAACCGTATCTAAGGTTTACCCCAGATCCACTGGCACAATCACAAGTGTAA